In Bacillus toyonensis BCT-7112, a single window of DNA contains:
- a CDS encoding amino acid ABC transporter ATP-binding protein: MISIQHLQKSFGDNTVLKHIDLSVEKGEVVVIIGPSGSGKTTFLRCLNVLETPNAGSIRIGNKELDFAQKVSKKDIVNLRTQTGMVFQHHNLFPHLTAIQNVMEGLVTVKKMGKEEAKKKANYFLEKVGLADKVDLYPFQLSGGQQQRVGIARALAMEPEVLLFDEPTSALDPELVQEVLKVMKELAKEGMTMVIVTHEMRFAHQIANRVIFMDGGVVVEQGTPEDVFTNPKEERTKKFLQMLQ, encoded by the coding sequence ATGATTTCAATTCAGCACTTACAAAAAAGTTTCGGAGATAATACCGTACTAAAGCATATAGATCTATCAGTTGAGAAGGGTGAAGTTGTTGTTATTATCGGACCTTCTGGATCTGGTAAAACGACGTTTCTACGTTGCCTAAACGTTCTAGAAACACCGAACGCTGGTAGCATTCGTATCGGCAATAAAGAGCTTGATTTCGCTCAAAAAGTATCGAAGAAAGATATTGTAAATCTTCGTACACAAACAGGAATGGTGTTCCAACATCATAACTTATTCCCGCATTTAACAGCCATTCAAAATGTAATGGAAGGGCTCGTTACAGTGAAAAAGATGGGGAAAGAAGAAGCGAAGAAAAAAGCAAACTATTTCCTTGAAAAAGTTGGTTTAGCAGATAAAGTGGATTTATATCCGTTCCAATTATCAGGCGGACAACAACAGCGCGTTGGAATTGCTCGCGCGCTTGCGATGGAGCCGGAAGTGTTACTATTTGATGAACCGACGTCAGCACTTGATCCTGAACTCGTTCAAGAAGTTCTAAAGGTAATGAAAGAACTTGCTAAAGAAGGCATGACGATGGTTATTGTAACGCATGAGATGCGTTTTGCTCATCAAATTGCGAATCGCGTTATTTTTATGGATGGCGGTGTCGTTGTCGAACAAGGTACACCAGAAGATGTATTTACAAATCCAAAAGAAGAACGCACGAAGAAATTTTTACAAATGCTTCAATAA
- the sasP gene encoding small acid-soluble spore protein, SasP family, with protein sequence MANQSSYNQLVVPGATAAIDQMKYEIAQEFGVQLGADSTARANGSVGGEITKRLVAMAEQSLGGFQK encoded by the coding sequence ATGGCAAACCAAAGTTCTTACAATCAATTAGTAGTACCAGGAGCAACAGCTGCAATCGATCAAATGAAGTACGAAATCGCTCAAGAATTTGGTGTACAATTAGGAGCAGATTCTACGGCTCGTGCTAACGGTTCTGTTGGTGGAGAAATCACAAAACGTCTAGTTGCAATGGCTGAGCAAAGCCTTGGCGGATTCCAAAAATAA
- a CDS encoding YheC/YheD family protein: protein MKEHIYTLNISDEHPNSITLPYIFSITPPITSLSFGRRHVASEEVKIHYSFTREIMIGKRIAEKLLLPHSTTIHAFTQNETIIFGPLVGIFTTGFNDDSPIPLGNRSTSLSELLTPPFTLRPFVFVFGVQHINWEEETIDGYFFQEGKWLKKKVPLPNVIYDRLPNRKAENYKPIVRAKRKLEHDYNIPWFNPGFFNKWDVHQLLMKDDSIVPLLPNTETFQHFEQVERFLGTYKSIYMKPIHGSFGRNIHQLFYSQTENCYYCRYRENEENKLRKYQSLETLLNHVLKGHDLKKFIVQQGISLLRFDGQPVDFRIHTNKNHFGNWVVSAIVAKIAGKGSLTTHVNSGGDTKLLQELFPDSTKQVQIENKLKQTALQISYALDGQVTGNIGEIGFDIGLDMQENPWLFEANSKPGRTVFQDEKLKEQSELTRQLFYEYAIYLTEHSLRDAKEKMSQMKLGTSSNTEHIPSPMIHSQIRKQKLPPHS, encoded by the coding sequence TTGAAAGAGCACATATATACATTAAACATTTCAGATGAGCATCCAAATAGTATTACTTTACCTTACATTTTTTCTATTACACCACCTATTACATCCCTTTCCTTCGGCAGACGCCATGTTGCAAGTGAAGAGGTAAAAATTCATTATTCCTTTACTCGTGAAATTATGATTGGAAAACGAATTGCAGAAAAACTTTTACTCCCTCATTCCACTACCATTCATGCCTTTACACAAAATGAAACAATTATTTTCGGACCATTAGTCGGTATTTTCACAACTGGTTTTAACGATGACTCACCTATTCCTTTAGGAAACCGTTCCACATCTCTCAGTGAGTTGCTAACACCACCATTTACATTACGACCGTTCGTATTCGTTTTTGGCGTTCAACATATAAACTGGGAAGAAGAAACGATTGATGGGTATTTCTTTCAAGAAGGAAAATGGCTAAAGAAAAAAGTTCCTTTGCCAAATGTCATTTACGATCGACTACCAAATCGTAAAGCAGAAAATTATAAACCAATCGTTAGAGCAAAAAGGAAATTAGAACATGACTATAACATTCCATGGTTTAACCCAGGATTTTTTAATAAATGGGACGTTCATCAACTTCTCATGAAGGACGATTCAATTGTGCCTTTATTACCAAACACAGAGACATTTCAGCACTTCGAACAAGTAGAACGGTTTCTTGGCACATATAAATCAATTTACATGAAACCGATACACGGTAGCTTCGGAAGAAATATTCATCAACTATTTTATTCTCAAACAGAGAATTGCTACTACTGTCGTTATCGCGAAAATGAAGAGAATAAACTAAGAAAGTATCAATCATTAGAAACACTTCTGAACCACGTATTAAAAGGACATGATTTAAAGAAGTTTATCGTACAGCAAGGTATTTCTTTACTTCGCTTCGACGGGCAACCTGTTGATTTTCGCATTCATACAAATAAAAACCATTTCGGTAATTGGGTCGTCAGTGCCATCGTCGCCAAAATTGCTGGCAAAGGTAGCTTAACCACACATGTAAATAGCGGTGGTGATACAAAATTACTACAAGAACTTTTTCCAGATTCAACGAAACAAGTTCAAATTGAAAATAAATTAAAACAAACAGCCTTGCAAATAAGTTACGCGCTCGATGGGCAAGTAACTGGGAACATTGGAGAAATCGGTTTTGATATTGGTTTAGACATGCAGGAAAATCCGTGGCTATTTGAAGCAAATTCAAAACCTGGGCGAACTGTATTCCAAGATGAAAAGTTAAAAGAACAAAGTGAACTGACGCGCCAATTATTTTACGAATATGCTATCTACTTAACTGAACATTCTTTGCGCGATGCAAAAGAAAAAATGTCCCAAATGAAATTAGGGACTTCATCAAACACCGAACATATCCCTTCTCCTATGATTCACTCACAAATACGAAAACAAAAACTTCCACCTCATTCATAA
- a CDS encoding YheC/YheD family protein, with the protein MVLGILTSRPHYEQTYYTEIAKRARLYHNVVAQFTPFCIDPKTDLVSGLIYDTDTGKWKEQTFPIPSYIYDRSSFNEDTDFEKAKSIIHSLHNRPSTTFLNNTLIDLSELHDLFLTNKKLFPYIPKFEIATIHNIFKLLLKTKDIIIRPTHTHSNESLYRIAYKNKTFHIDTIHDAYHTSTPIKRTDEFISWYKSNIQSTRYIAHTMLQPPNQLTYPLHIRTILQKNKEQKWNVIGQFIQKSSFPNQFLLSVTDDSSLHSLSKIKYVLSNTGVQLLQDALHDIINEVFQTLDQSYSSLFELELSTIMDQKGAIWLMYVNTIPPYERYIHHNDSLAEKIFHGPLKFSRFTP; encoded by the coding sequence TTGGTTCTCGGTATTTTAACTTCCCGGCCTCATTATGAGCAAACGTATTACACCGAAATCGCCAAACGCGCTCGGCTTTATCATAATGTCGTTGCCCAGTTTACACCATTTTGTATTGATCCTAAAACAGACCTTGTTTCTGGTCTTATTTATGATACAGATACAGGAAAATGGAAAGAGCAAACATTCCCTATTCCTTCTTATATATACGATCGTTCTTCTTTTAACGAGGATACAGACTTTGAAAAAGCTAAATCAATTATTCATTCATTACACAACCGTCCTTCCACTACCTTTTTAAATAACACACTTATTGACTTAAGCGAACTACATGATTTATTTCTTACTAATAAAAAATTATTTCCTTATATACCAAAATTTGAAATAGCAACGATACACAACATTTTCAAACTTTTATTAAAAACAAAAGATATTATTATACGTCCTACTCATACACATTCCAATGAAAGTCTGTACCGGATCGCTTATAAAAATAAAACGTTTCATATCGATACAATACATGACGCATATCATACTTCTACTCCAATCAAACGGACAGATGAGTTTATATCTTGGTACAAATCTAACATACAATCAACACGTTATATCGCCCATACGATGCTACAACCACCGAACCAACTAACGTATCCACTCCACATTCGAACCATTTTGCAAAAAAATAAAGAACAAAAATGGAACGTTATCGGTCAATTTATACAAAAAAGCTCATTTCCGAATCAATTTTTACTTTCCGTAACGGATGATTCCTCGCTGCATTCATTATCAAAAATTAAATATGTACTATCTAATACCGGTGTGCAACTATTACAAGACGCTTTACACGACATTATAAATGAAGTGTTTCAAACATTAGATCAATCTTATTCTTCTTTATTCGAACTAGAACTTTCCACAATTATGGATCAAAAAGGGGCGATTTGGCTTATGTATGTCAACACGATTCCCCCTTACGAACGTTACATTCATCATAATGATTCGTTAGCTGAAAAGATCTTTCACGGACCACTAAAATTTAGCCGCTTTACACCATAA
- a CDS encoding DUF445 domain-containing protein, which produces MNIWLNMLTTTGLGAIIGGYTNHLAIKMLFRPHRPIYIGKFQLPFTPGLIPKRRDELAVQLGKMVVEHLLTPEGIGKKLTNEEFQKSLIHWVQVEVDKVITNEQSLRHMLEKWNVAHVEEEATGKIEHVITKKVQEFLAEYYTYTWEQALPHSVHEKIENAIPNVSAFILERGIEFFESEEGKARLSKMIDDFFASRGTLLNLVGMFLGNVSVVDRVQPEVIKFLGQDGTEKLLTNVLQKEWEKLKGRDVKELETFVEKEMIVSSILSAVKVEETVSKFLNQSVQQVCAPVRETIIEKVVPSAVTKGLKWGTENVETILNNLHLAEIVQQEVSTFSTERLEDLVLSITKNELKMITYLGALLGGMIGLVQGLLLLFLR; this is translated from the coding sequence ATGAATATATGGTTGAATATGTTAACGACGACAGGGCTCGGAGCGATTATTGGAGGATATACGAACCACTTAGCGATAAAAATGTTATTTCGTCCCCATCGTCCTATTTATATTGGAAAGTTTCAATTGCCATTTACACCTGGATTAATTCCGAAGCGACGTGATGAGCTTGCTGTTCAATTAGGGAAAATGGTAGTCGAGCATTTGTTAACGCCAGAAGGAATCGGAAAAAAGCTAACAAATGAAGAGTTTCAAAAAAGTTTAATTCACTGGGTGCAAGTGGAAGTGGATAAAGTCATTACGAATGAACAATCACTGCGACATATGTTAGAAAAATGGAATGTAGCACATGTAGAAGAAGAGGCGACCGGGAAAATCGAGCATGTGATTACAAAAAAAGTTCAGGAATTTTTAGCGGAGTACTATACATATACATGGGAACAAGCTTTACCTCATTCTGTACATGAAAAAATAGAGAATGCAATTCCAAATGTCTCGGCTTTTATTTTAGAGCGAGGAATTGAATTTTTTGAAAGTGAAGAAGGGAAAGCGCGCCTTTCAAAAATGATTGATGATTTCTTTGCTTCTCGTGGAACATTACTTAACTTAGTCGGGATGTTTCTAGGGAATGTAAGTGTAGTGGATCGTGTGCAGCCAGAGGTAATTAAATTTTTAGGTCAAGATGGTACGGAAAAGCTTTTAACTAATGTACTGCAAAAAGAGTGGGAAAAGTTAAAGGGAAGAGATGTAAAAGAATTAGAAACGTTTGTAGAAAAAGAAATGATTGTAAGCTCCATATTGTCTGCAGTTAAAGTTGAGGAAACAGTGAGTAAGTTTTTAAACCAATCTGTACAGCAAGTGTGTGCGCCAGTTCGAGAAACAATCATTGAAAAAGTGGTTCCAAGCGCAGTAACGAAAGGCTTGAAGTGGGGGACAGAAAATGTAGAGACCATACTAAATAATCTACATCTTGCGGAAATTGTCCAGCAAGAAGTGTCTACATTTTCAACAGAGAGACTAGAAGATTTAGTTCTGTCCATTACAAAAAATGAGCTGAAAATGATTACGTATTTAGGTGCCTTATTAGGCGGAATGATTGGACTCGTGCAAGGGTTGTTACTGTTGTTCCTTAGGTAG
- a CDS encoding YlbF/YmcA family competence regulator gives MTKNIHDVAYELQKAIAENEDFKTLKESYAAVQGDAASKNLFEEFRTMQLSLQQKMMQGQEITEEDNQQAQEVVARIQQDAKITKLMETEQRLNVVIGDVNKIIMKPLEELYSAQQA, from the coding sequence ATGACAAAAAACATTCATGATGTAGCATATGAATTACAAAAAGCAATCGCTGAAAACGAAGACTTCAAAACTTTAAAAGAGAGCTATGCGGCAGTACAAGGAGATGCAGCTTCAAAGAACTTATTTGAAGAGTTCCGTACGATGCAACTTAGCCTACAACAAAAAATGATGCAAGGCCAAGAAATCACTGAAGAAGACAACCAACAAGCACAAGAAGTTGTAGCTCGCATTCAACAAGATGCTAAAATCACAAAATTAATGGAAACTGAGCAACGCCTAAACGTTGTAATCGGTGACGTTAACAAAATTATCATGAAGCCACTTGAAGAATTATATAGCGCGCAACAAGCGTAA
- the alsS gene encoding acetolactate synthase AlsS, translated as MSTGVKANDVKTKTKGADLVVDCLIKQGVTHVFGIPGAKIDSVFDVLQERGPELIVCRHEQNAAFMAAAIGRLTGKPGVCLVTSGPGTSNLATGLVTANAESDPVVALAGAVPRTDRLKRTHQSMDNAALFEPITKYSVEVEHPDNVPEALSNAFRSATSTNPGATLVSLPQDVMTAETTVESIGALSKPQLGIAPTYDITYVVEKIKSAKLPVILLGMRASTNEVTKAVRELIADTELPVVETYQAAGAISRELEDHFFGRVGLFRNQPGDILLEEADLVISIGYDPIEYDPKFWNKLGDRTIIHLDDHQADIDHDYQPERELIGDIALTVNSIAEKLPKLVLSTESEAVLERLRAKLSEQAEVPNRASEGVTHPLQVIRTLRSLISDDTTVTCDIGSHSIWMARCFRSYEPRRLLFSNGMQTLGVALPWAIAATLVEPGKKVVSVSGDGGFLFSSMELETAVRLNAPVVHLVWRDGTYDMVAFQQMMKYGRTSATEFGDVDLVKYAESFGAIGLRVNTPDELEGVLREALEAEGPVIIDIPIDYRDNIKLSEKLLPNQLN; from the coding sequence ATGAGTACAGGTGTAAAAGCAAACGACGTGAAGACAAAAACAAAAGGAGCAGATCTTGTTGTTGATTGTTTAATTAAACAAGGTGTTACACATGTTTTCGGTATTCCAGGAGCGAAGATTGACTCTGTATTTGATGTATTGCAAGAAAGAGGACCAGAGTTAATCGTTTGTCGTCATGAACAAAACGCAGCATTTATGGCAGCTGCTATTGGTAGATTAACAGGGAAACCGGGTGTGTGTCTTGTGACTTCAGGACCAGGGACATCAAATTTAGCGACAGGTCTTGTTACTGCGAATGCGGAGAGTGATCCCGTTGTTGCTTTAGCTGGTGCAGTTCCACGTACGGATCGATTAAAACGTACCCATCAATCTATGGATAATGCTGCACTATTCGAACCAATCACAAAATATAGCGTAGAAGTAGAGCATCCGGATAACGTACCAGAAGCACTATCAAATGCATTTCGAAGTGCTACCTCCACAAATCCGGGAGCAACTTTAGTAAGTCTTCCGCAAGATGTTATGACTGCGGAAACGACTGTAGAGTCTATCGGTGCGCTTTCTAAGCCACAGCTTGGAATCGCTCCCACATATGATATTACATATGTGGTAGAAAAAATAAAATCAGCGAAATTACCAGTTATTTTACTCGGTATGAGAGCGAGCACAAATGAAGTGACGAAAGCTGTTCGTGAATTAATTGCTGATACAGAACTTCCTGTCGTTGAAACGTATCAAGCAGCTGGTGCAATTTCACGTGAGTTAGAAGATCATTTCTTCGGCCGCGTTGGATTATTCCGTAATCAACCAGGTGATATTTTACTAGAAGAAGCGGATCTCGTTATTTCTATCGGTTATGATCCAATTGAGTACGATCCGAAATTTTGGAATAAACTTGGGGACAGAACGATCATTCATCTTGATGACCATCAAGCAGATATCGATCATGATTACCAACCAGAGCGTGAATTAATTGGCGATATCGCTTTAACTGTAAATAGCATTGCAGAAAAATTACCGAAACTTGTATTAAGCACGGAATCAGAAGCAGTGTTAGAACGATTACGCGCGAAGTTATCAGAGCAAGCAGAAGTTCCAAACCGCGCTTCTGAAGGTGTTACGCATCCGCTTCAAGTCATTCGCACACTTCGTTCTTTAATTAGTGACGATACAACTGTTACGTGTGACATCGGTTCCCATTCTATTTGGATGGCGAGATGTTTCCGTTCTTATGAACCACGTAGACTATTATTTAGTAACGGTATGCAAACGTTAGGTGTTGCACTACCTTGGGCAATTGCCGCTACTTTAGTTGAACCGGGAAAAAAAGTTGTTTCCGTGTCAGGTGATGGTGGTTTCTTATTCTCTTCGATGGAGTTAGAAACAGCGGTACGTTTAAATGCACCGGTTGTACATCTCGTTTGGAGAGACGGTACATATGATATGGTTGCGTTCCAACAAATGATGAAATACGGTAGAACATCAGCTACAGAGTTTGGCGATGTTGATCTTGTGAAATATGCAGAAAGTTTCGGAGCCATAGGTCTTCGTGTCAATACACCAGACGAATTAGAAGGTGTATTGAGAGAAGCATTAGAAGCAGAAGGTCCTGTCATTATTGATATTCCAATTGACTACCGTGACAACATTAAACTAAGTGAAAAACTATTACCAAACCAATTAAACTAA
- the alsD gene encoding alpha-acetolactate decarboxylase, translating into MTVAQFIDIDAKKTKMSNEVYQTSTMLALLDGIYDGVISFEELKEHGDFGIGTFDQLDGEMIAFDNEFYHLRSDGSAEKVEPEETTPFATVTFFEKEMSYTVERPMNREEVEALLHELMPSKNLFYAIRMDGTFREVRTRTVPRQEKPYTPLVEVTKSQPIFSFKNTEGTLAGFWTPDYAQGIGVAGFHLHYIDGEIRGGGHVFDYVIENCTIQICQKAHMHLALPETADFMAAELSRENLENDIATAEGAE; encoded by the coding sequence ATGACTGTTGCGCAATTCATTGATATTGATGCAAAAAAAACAAAAATGAGTAATGAAGTATATCAAACATCTACAATGCTTGCGCTATTAGATGGTATATATGATGGTGTGATTAGCTTTGAGGAACTAAAAGAACATGGTGATTTTGGCATCGGCACATTTGATCAATTAGATGGTGAAATGATTGCATTTGATAATGAATTTTATCATTTACGTTCAGACGGTTCAGCGGAAAAAGTAGAGCCAGAAGAAACAACGCCATTTGCGACTGTAACGTTTTTTGAAAAAGAAATGAGTTATACGGTAGAGCGTCCGATGAATCGTGAAGAAGTTGAAGCGTTATTACATGAATTAATGCCGAGTAAAAACTTATTCTACGCTATTCGAATGGACGGTACGTTCCGTGAAGTAAGGACGAGAACTGTTCCAAGACAAGAAAAACCGTATACACCGCTCGTTGAAGTGACGAAATCACAACCAATCTTTTCGTTTAAAAATACAGAAGGTACACTAGCTGGATTTTGGACACCAGATTACGCGCAAGGCATTGGTGTAGCTGGGTTCCACTTACATTACATTGATGGTGAAATTCGCGGGGGCGGACATGTTTTCGACTATGTTATAGAAAACTGTACGATCCAAATTTGTCAAAAAGCTCATATGCATTTAGCACTTCCAGAAACAGCTGACTTTATGGCGGCTGAATTATCAAGAGAAAACTTAGAAAATGATATTGCGACTGCGGAAGGTGCAGAGTAA